The sequence CTGTCATTGCCTCCCACAGCTTTAGCGGCTTTAAAAATTGCATTCTCAATCTTAAGACTGTCAAAATCTTGAAGGCTTCCGTCTCTCTTGACTATTTGTGTAAACATGCAAAAACCCCCATATCTTGTGTAGAATATATTTACTGCCTCTATATATTCTACCACCTCAACTCGCTTTTTTCAAGGCTATAGACAGAAGTTATTATATAAAAATTAGAGATAATCATCAAAACAAAAAGGGCGTTAGCCCTCAAAAGATAAAACCGTAGATTATAGCAAACAGACCAACAATAAGGCAGTATATAGAAAAATATGAAAGCTTACCTCTCTTCACTATGGCATTCAAAAGATATAGAAATAAGAGACCGCTGATGAAGGACGTGATCATTCCTACAGCAAAAGGCGCAACATTCATGTTGGTACCGATCGCATCCTTTGCCTCAAGGAGAAGCGCGCCCAATATGGCAGGCACCGAAAGTACAAATGAAAACCTAAATGCCCATTCCCGTTTCAAACCTCTAAAAAGCGAGCCTGAAAGTGTAAATCCTGACCTGGATATGCCGGGCATAACTGCCACCCCTTGAAATATACCTATGACAAGAGCATCTGCTACTGTCATATTATTTAAGGTCCTCTCACCGGTATTATACCGCTCACTAAAATAAAGTGCTGCCGCCGTTATAAGGAGCATAAAACCAACCAGGGTTATATTGCTAAATAGCGTATCTGCATATTTGTTCAGTATAAGGCCGAATATGCCTGTAGGGATTGAACCAGCTATTACAAGCAGTGCCAGTTTTTCATCCCGGTCCAGTTTTCTTCTCTTTCTTGACAATATCCTTATTATAAGTTTCATACATCCAGATATGAGTTCCATAACCTCATTTCTAAAATAAATCAGGACTGCAAGAAGTGTACCCAAATGCAAAGTCACATCAAATAAGAGGTTACCCTGAGTCAACCCAAATATAGTCTGAAAAATCACAAGGTGTCCAGAGCTGCTCACCGGTAAAAATTCCGTCGCCCCTTGCACTATACCTAAAATAAACGCTTGAATTAAGCTCATTATCCATCTCCCTTTCTGCTGTATATCCAGTACAAAGCTGTTTTTTCAAACTGTGCCAAACTAATTGCATTCAATAGTCCTTTTCTCTGTGACTACATAATCTACCCTCACGTCATGTACATCCTCCGGCACCGGATGAATTTGAAGTTCAAAGGCCAGGCCTATTTTAGTTGCGCAAGTCTTATTCAGAAACCTGTCATAATACCCACCACCATAGCCGATTCTATAACCCCTCTCATCAAATACTACACCAGGGACAAGGATAAGGTCAACATCACCAGGAGCCACTATTCTTTTATTTTCGTACACTGGCTCTTTAATCCCCTTAAATCCTGTAGCAATATCCCTGTTTAAATCCCTGACCTCCACCAGTATAAGCTCATGAGTGTCAGGTTTTGTTAAAGGCAAGACCACACGTTTACCGTCCTTCATTGCTCTCTCTATAACAGTTAAAGTCCTAACCTCTTTCTTATAATCCATATATGCCATTATCACAGCAGCTTTAAAATAAAAAGAAAGGCTCAAGAGTCTATCTGCTATGATTAGGCTTTTTGATTTTATCTCATCCTCCGTAAGACCCTCCCTAAGAGATAAAACATATGACCTAAGTTCTTTCTTATTCATGTGGTTCCCCTCCCCTGTGTTACGATTGGTCATACACCAAATCCAAATATGTATGAAAGTATCGTCAAGAGTATTTCAGCAGCAATGAGTATTATAACCATCCATTCTAGGCGTGTACTCCTCCTAGCATGGGCAAGGCCTGTAAATACATCTGTTATATCAAGCAGGGTTTCCGTCTTATGACGCACCCTTTCGTATCTTTCCCTAAGCTCAAAGAGTTTTTCAAGATCTATATAAAGCTCTTTACTCTCCTCGTTTACCCATGTAACATCCGGTTTATCTAAAAGCATAACATAAGATATGGTATTATATTTAAATCCCAATATCTTTCCAGATATTTTAGCTAATCTTTCATCGGATATATTAAGGTGGCCATTCTCTAGGTAATCAATTATATCTTCTATATCATCCATCAGCTTGTTTATTCCGACCTCTATCCTGTCTAAAGCAACAGACTTGGCAAGGATTGTTGATATTATTTGCAAATGGAAATCTTCCATGTGCTGGATTATCATAAGGTCATAGCTAATTGAAGGCTCTTTATCAGGGCTAACCTCTATGTTGAAATCATCAGTAAAGTCAAACTTTGTGTTTACAAGTCGGCTTTCTATTTTTTGGAGATACTCTATTATGTCCATAATTTCATGGTGTTCTAAATTTAAAAACACCATGGAGCCAAAGGAAAATATAAATACAGATTTCCCCTCAGGCATATTGATTATACCCTTCAGCTTTTCCTGTAACAACAATAGAGGTTCATCCCATTCAAACCTCTTATCAATTCCAAAATGCTTCGCAATGCCATTTAAATCAATCTCATTACATAGGCTTACCGCAGTAAATTTTATATTCCTCAAGGATCTATACCTCCATAAAATACCAGCATTATTTCTTATCTAACTCCAGCAAAGTTTCCAGCACTACCTCCGCCCCTTTTGCAAGGTCTTCATAGTCTGTCCACTCTTCGGGACAATGACTCCTACCATTTTTGCTAGGTACAAAAACCATTGCTGCAGGTGCAATGGAAGCCATAACCATTGCATCATGTCCCGCCCCACTTACCATCCCTCTATGCTTGTATCCCAGCTTTTCAGCCACCGACTTTATTATGTCCCTTATATTTTCGTCCAGGCTAACAGGTGGCACATAGAGTTTATTGGAATAGTTAACTTCAAACCCCTTTTCTTTAAGTACATCGGCGCCGCTTTTTAATTTTCCCCATATCTCATCCATAATCATCCTGTCCATTGACCTTATGTCCACACTCATTATAACCTTACCTGGTACAACATTGGCAGCACCCGGTTCTATCCTTATTTTGCCAACTGTGCCTACAGTACCTTCCCCTACTGTTTTAGCCAGTTCATTCACATATATAATAAGGTCTGATGCCTCTACAAGCGCATCATGCCTTAGAGTCATAGGTGTTGTACCTGCATGGTCAGGACTCCCTATAATCTCAACTTCATATTCGCTTATACCAACTATACCTTCAACTATACCTATATCGACACCTTCATTCTCCAGTACAGGACCCTGCTCTATATGCAATTCAATAAATGCAGCAATGCTTCCCTTTCCCCTCTTAGCCTTTCTAATCCCATCAGGATCTAATCCAAAGTCCATCATTGCCTTGTACATGGATACACCATCAGCATCTATTGCATTTTTTAAGTCATCTACGGTCACATCACCCTTAATGGCCCTGCTCCCAAAAAGTCCAGAGCCAAACCTGCCTCCCTCCTCTTCAATAAACGCTACAAACTCTACAGGATGCTCGGTAACAGTTCCCTTCTCATTCATTACCCTTGCTATTTCAATTGCAGCGACAACACCGGCGGTTCCATCAAAAGCTCCACCATGAGGTACCGAGTCAAAGTGTGAACCTATCATAATAGATGCAGCTTTTTTGCCCTTCTTTTTACTTCCCTCCCTCCTGCCAAATATTGTACCTGCGGCATCTTCATATACCACAAGACCCGCCCTCTCCATCTCCCCTTTCATGTAATCTCGCGCTCTTCTATCTTCTTCAGAAAAAGAAAGCCTTGTTACCCCATCTCCTGGAGTAGATGTAAAACCTGCCATCGTTTCAATATCTCTTTTTATTCTTTCAACGTTCACCATCAAAGCTCCCCCGTTTCTCAATTCATATATTCATATTATATCCTATACTACCAACAAAAAACAGATGAAATTAAAATTCTGGCAGGAAAATCTCCTGCCAGAACAAAAGATGCCTTTTGAAGGATTAGAGAGCTTCAATGATAAGTTTTAAAATCTCATTAACGCCTTCCTCAAATTTTTCTTCGTTTGTCATCACAAGTTTTGTGCATTTTTTAATCCTGCTATTGATTTCATCTAGGGTTTCATCCTGTATATCGTTGCCCTTGGCATATTCGATTAACATTGAAGCACTTTCTAAAAGTCTCAATGGACCATATAGCTTGGGCTCATGAAAGAGGCCTACGGCACTGGTAACCATAAACGCCAGTACATCTCTGTAATCCACCCTATCTGACAACATCAGACACCTCTCTTGTATCCCTTCTCGACGGAGGCTCGGGAGACTCATCAGGATAACCTATTGTTATCAAAAACCTTGGTTCTATGTCATCTTCTAAATTGAGCAGTTTCTTTACGGCCTCTCTGCTGAATGATAATTTTATACAGCTTCCCAGTCCGAGGTTATATGCCATCAACATCATGTTCTGCGCTGCCATAGCCAAATCAGATATGTGGCCCTCACCCATATCCTCGCCGTGGTCTTTAACAATGGAAGAGTTTAAAGATATGACGATAATACACGGTGGATTTTCATTAAACATGCCAGGTGAGAATGATTTAATTCTATTTATCATATTTTTATTCAATATTATAGTAAAATGCCATGGTTGAAGATTACTGGCTGACGGCGCCCATGTACCGGCTTCAACAATTTTAAATATAGCATCCTCATAAACAGATTCATCTCGGTATCTTCTGATACTTCTTCTTCCCTTAATAGCCTCGTACAAATCCATGGTTGTCATCTCCTAATTTAAAATCTCGGCAGCCACCCTTGCCACCGTAGTTCTTGAAAGAATAACTGGCCTGCCGCTCTGCTTTTTTACAGCCTCTTTCATTTGAAGATTATACCCCATGCAGTCCATAACTATGATATCACATAAATTAAGTTTGCCTGCTGCTTTCACTATACCATCAAAAACTCCGTATGGAGAGGCTGCAGCTATAACAATATTATCAAAGCCGCTCCATTTGTTGAGTGTCATCTCTATCTGACCCTTATCTGGTACCATAACACCGAGACAGACGCTCCGGTCCAACGAATCCACTATTCCCTTAATTACGTCACCAGGTTTTATCAAAAGTGCATGTGAATCAAAGTGGGGAAACTCACCTGTACACAGCAGCAATATTGCATCTACCCCTAAACCATTTAGCTCATCGATTTTTTGCTGCATCAGCCCTAGAATTTTATCCTCAGACAATTTCACCTCTGTCCCATCCCTGAGCCTTGAAACTAACATTTTTCCCACACCCTTCACTGGTGTAAGCTTTTCAATTTCTCCTCGACTCAGGTCATCTAATGCACCTCTTTCAATTATCTCAATATCACCTAATATACATTTGATTTCGGATATAATGTCTGTACGCGGAGACTGTCCAATGGTTACAGCCCCTATTCTTTTATTCATTTATACCACCTTTTTTCTGAAACATATGCATATCACCATACAGTTCAGTAATTTTCTGGAATTCCATTCGGTCATAAAACTGGCATCTGCCATAGCCGAAGTTCTTGGCTGTCTCTATTACAAATCTTACAACCTCCTCTATATCTGTAACATGACTTGCACCAGATGCACATCCAGGTACAGGCATCTCAGTAGTTATGGCAATACCCACAACCGGGACAGATGTGGCTACAGAAGGCTGCATAATACTGTTTATATGAAAAAGGCCATTCCCGTACGGTGTTATATCCTGCTGTGTTATAGCAAATACCTTCGGAGGTCTACCAGTTGTTATCTGCATTATATCCAGCAAATCCTCACTTACCCTCAGGATATACCCCTCTTTTACTGTTGGCGAAATAGCAAAACCATTATAGTTTATTATTCTGTTTCCCTTGGTTGTATCGATGCTGAAGATAGCATCCATCATATCGTCAACCTCATATCTGTTCATGACATCCATTTCTACAGGCGATCCCATGAAAGGTACGGGTTCATGGGGAAGCGTAGGTGCAAATGGACAAATATGTGTACTTATTATGACATCACCAGCAAGGATGTCTCCTTTTTTCTTCATTTCACTGAGTTTGGCAGCAACTGCTATGGCTGCCACTGCACCGTCACCATCGGACACCAGACCTATCACCTCAGGCCTGGCCCCTATTCCTCCCAGCCTACCTACAACACCCAGTGTGGGAGCATTGCCGTTTTCTATCTTCCCATTGCTTCCCGGGACAACAATTTTAATAAAGTCTGTATACCCTTCACTACCCTCTACCCTGGTAACCTTTACATGCTCCGCCCCGCTTTTCAGTAAATAATCCTTAACTCTATTTCCATTAATCTCGGGATCATCCAGCAGGTCATAGACCTCAAGGACATGCTTTAGGGACATAAAAGAATCCTCCTCTAGTCTAAATATTTAAGCACTTCTTTACCTGTGACCTCCTCAATTGGTTTTAATAGTTCTCTATCTTTTACCCCAGAACCTAACAACAGGTTCTCCTGTGGTATATAAACAATATAAACCTCCTGACCATCTACAATGTCAGCACTGTTTATTACCTCACCATCTTTAGAGTCAAAGGTTACAATCAGGTCAGGAAAGGTTGCTATTCTTTCATTCTCCGATTCCAATAGCATGTACTCATTCCAGAAATATAGTTGATACTTCTTAGTTTCAGATTTAAGTTCTACATAGCCAGAGTCAAAACCGCCCTCAGTCTTTAGACTCTTTCTGCACACGGTAGCTTTATCAATAGCTTTTCCGCCAAGAACAGTGCACACATTATTTATTCGCATAACAACCTCTTTATCCCTTGCGTATTGTCTACCAACCCTCAAGGCCTGTTTCATGGCTCCAACAGCACAATTTTCCCTTGCATAGTCTGCTTTTACAGGATTCCTCAATACAAATACCATACCCCCCGCCATAACCGAGGCATACCTAACCATTGAAGAACATTTATCTATGCTACCCTTTGACAATAATTCAATATAATTATTCTTTTCATGGCTGCCGCCCACGGCCACCTGTATGCTTTCATAGTTGTTGACCCTGTTTAACCCCATAGACCCCATAACACCCGTAGGATGGGCCCTGCCATTACATGGAGCATCTACAATTGGTATACCTGTAGCAGCCGATAAAATCCAGCCGTTTGCAATAGATAACCCACCCATTTCATTGACTATAATCCCATCTATCTTTTTTTGATAAATATCTTCCAACAGTTCAAAAGCCTTAAGCTGATAGGAGGGCTCAATATATGCATCCCCGGCAGCAGGTGCTCCCACAGCAGATGCAGTAATAAGCACAGCATCTGATGGTAAGTCATCTATATCAATAAGTTTAATAGTCCCCAATTCGACGGCAAGACGTGCTATCCTAAGACCAAGTTCCTTTGAACCCCCACCGCCCCCGCCCAGTACACTTCCTCCATTGACCATAGACTCCGCTGAATTATAATCTATTACCATAAGCCATCGTTTCCTTTCCTTGTTAATATACCATACGTTATTACCCCTGAAGCTATAACGGCATCAATCACGGGAAACTTTATATTATTTTTTAAATACTCCAGAGCCCCTATAGTAGAGAGACCCGTACATGCAAAAGCTATAACATCAGCTCCCTTTTCAATAAGCTCATTAGCAGCCCTTAAAAGATGTATTTTATTATCATCGTTCATTAGATCTACTGTATTTCTTATCCCAGTGGGCTTAGCCTCACCTGTCAGTCTATGGCCAAGAATTTCTTTCATGGCCTCTGGTGTATCCTCTGTTATGCCAAGAGTACCTATCCTCTCTCCAGCTGCAATGGCCAGAGCGGCGCAGGCACTCCCTGCGCCGATAACCTGCATATTTAGTTTCATCCTTAATTCTTTCACAGCGGGGTCAGCAGCACAACTTACTATAATAGCATCTACTCCTTCGCTTGCCAGTTTTTCCCCAAGCCTTATAATTTTGGGCACAGCTATCTTTTCCGATATGCTGTCATATATCCCATAGGGCTGGTCTTCAATACACCGGCTTATTACTCTAAAATCAGGAATGAGTTTTTCTAAGATTTTACCATGGGCATTCAGTATTTTATCATTGTAAGTTGTAAGAACGCGGATTAATCCTATTTTGTACATAGAAAGCTTCATTCCTTTCTCCTTTCTC is a genomic window of Calorimonas adulescens containing:
- a CDS encoding DUF917 domain-containing protein, with amino-acid sequence MVIDYNSAESMVNGGSVLGGGGGGSKELGLRIARLAVELGTIKLIDIDDLPSDAVLITASAVGAPAAGDAYIEPSYQLKAFELLEDIYQKKIDGIIVNEMGGLSIANGWILSAATGIPIVDAPCNGRAHPTGVMGSMGLNRVNNYESIQVAVGGSHEKNNYIELLSKGSIDKCSSMVRYASVMAGGMVFVLRNPVKADYARENCAVGAMKQALRVGRQYARDKEVVMRINNVCTVLGGKAIDKATVCRKSLKTEGGFDSGYVELKSETKKYQLYFWNEYMLLESENERIATFPDLIVTFDSKDGEVINSADIVDGQEVYIVYIPQENLLLGSGVKDRELLKPIEEVTGKEVLKYLD
- a CDS encoding DUF1177 domain-containing protein; translation: MSLKHVLEVYDLLDDPEINGNRVKDYLLKSGAEHVKVTRVEGSEGYTDFIKIVVPGSNGKIENGNAPTLGVVGRLGGIGARPEVIGLVSDGDGAVAAIAVAAKLSEMKKKGDILAGDVIISTHICPFAPTLPHEPVPFMGSPVEMDVMNRYEVDDMMDAIFSIDTTKGNRIINYNGFAISPTVKEGYILRVSEDLLDIMQITTGRPPKVFAITQQDITPYGNGLFHINSIMQPSVATSVPVVGIAITTEMPVPGCASGASHVTDIEEVVRFVIETAKNFGYGRCQFYDRMEFQKITELYGDMHMFQKKGGINE
- a CDS encoding DUF6092 family protein: MLSDRVDYRDVLAFMVTSAVGLFHEPKLYGPLRLLESASMLIEYAKGNDIQDETLDEINSRIKKCTKLVMTNEEKFEEGVNEILKLIIEAL
- a CDS encoding nitroreductase family protein, yielding MDLYEAIKGRRSIRRYRDESVYEDAIFKIVEAGTWAPSASNLQPWHFTIILNKNMINRIKSFSPGMFNENPPCIIVISLNSSIVKDHGEDMGEGHISDLAMAAQNMMLMAYNLGLGSCIKLSFSREAVKKLLNLEDDIEPRFLITIGYPDESPEPPSRRDTREVSDVVR
- a CDS encoding 5-formyltetrahydrofolate cyclo-ligase; translation: MNKKELRSYVLSLREGLTEDEIKSKSLIIADRLLSLSFYFKAAVIMAYMDYKKEVRTLTVIERAMKDGKRVVLPLTKPDTHELILVEVRDLNRDIATGFKGIKEPVYENKRIVAPGDVDLILVPGVVFDERGYRIGYGGGYYDRFLNKTCATKIGLAFELQIHPVPEDVHDVRVDYVVTEKRTIECN
- a CDS encoding Zn-dependent hydrolase; this encodes MVNVERIKRDIETMAGFTSTPGDGVTRLSFSEEDRRARDYMKGEMERAGLVVYEDAAGTIFGRREGSKKKGKKAASIMIGSHFDSVPHGGAFDGTAGVVAAIEIARVMNEKGTVTEHPVEFVAFIEEEGGRFGSGLFGSRAIKGDVTVDDLKNAIDADGVSMYKAMMDFGLDPDGIRKAKRGKGSIAAFIELHIEQGPVLENEGVDIGIVEGIVGISEYEVEIIGSPDHAGTTPMTLRHDALVEASDLIIYVNELAKTVGEGTVGTVGKIRIEPGAANVVPGKVIMSVDIRSMDRMIMDEIWGKLKSGADVLKEKGFEVNYSNKLYVPPVSLDENIRDIIKSVAEKLGYKHRGMVSGAGHDAMVMASIAPAAMVFVPSKNGRSHCPEEWTDYEDLAKGAEVVLETLLELDKK
- a CDS encoding AroM family protein codes for the protein MNKRIGAVTIGQSPRTDIISEIKCILGDIEIIERGALDDLSRGEIEKLTPVKGVGKMLVSRLRDGTEVKLSEDKILGLMQQKIDELNGLGVDAILLLCTGEFPHFDSHALLIKPGDVIKGIVDSLDRSVCLGVMVPDKGQIEMTLNKWSGFDNIVIAAASPYGVFDGIVKAAGKLNLCDIIVMDCMGYNLQMKEAVKKQSGRPVILSRTTVARVAAEILN
- the uppP gene encoding undecaprenyl-diphosphatase UppP, encoding MSLIQAFILGIVQGATEFLPVSSSGHLVIFQTIFGLTQGNLLFDVTLHLGTLLAVLIYFRNEVMELISGCMKLIIRILSRKRRKLDRDEKLALLVIAGSIPTGIFGLILNKYADTLFSNITLVGFMLLITAAALYFSERYNTGERTLNNMTVADALVIGIFQGVAVMPGISRSGFTLSGSLFRGLKREWAFRFSFVLSVPAILGALLLEAKDAIGTNMNVAPFAVGMITSFISGLLFLYLLNAIVKRGKLSYFSIYCLIVGLFAIIYGFIF
- a CDS encoding aspartate/glutamate racemase family protein, whose product is MKLSMYKIGLIRVLTTYNDKILNAHGKILEKLIPDFRVISRCIEDQPYGIYDSISEKIAVPKIIRLGEKLASEGVDAIIVSCAADPAVKELRMKLNMQVIGAGSACAALAIAAGERIGTLGITEDTPEAMKEILGHRLTGEAKPTGIRNTVDLMNDDNKIHLLRAANELIEKGADVIAFACTGLSTIGALEYLKNNIKFPVIDAVIASGVITYGILTRKGNDGLW
- a CDS encoding RMD1 family protein, giving the protein MRNIKFTAVSLCNEIDLNGIAKHFGIDKRFEWDEPLLLLQEKLKGIINMPEGKSVFIFSFGSMVFLNLEHHEIMDIIEYLQKIESRLVNTKFDFTDDFNIEVSPDKEPSISYDLMIIQHMEDFHLQIISTILAKSVALDRIEVGINKLMDDIEDIIDYLENGHLNISDERLAKISGKILGFKYNTISYVMLLDKPDVTWVNEESKELYIDLEKLFELRERYERVRHKTETLLDITDVFTGLAHARRSTRLEWMVIILIAAEILLTILSYIFGFGV